The DNA region TTACTACCCAGCCTAATATTACAACATGAATCCTCATTTAACACAAGTGGGATACTAAATAACGAATGTGCAGTCCTCCCACCAGGTAACAAAAGAGATGCTATACCACTGGATGCAACATTCAACACAATCTTCCGCTCAGATCTTAATCTATAACTTAGAGTTTTCCAAAGAAAAGTTTTTCCTGTACCACCTGAACCATAGACAAAATAAAATCCTCCATCTGATTTATTAACTGCATCAATAACCTCATCATACACTTTCCTTTGACCATTATTCAACTTCATCAAATGGTCATTATGTTTAGCTGACATATCATCAATGTCAAATCTTAACTCATTAAACAACATGACATTCTCAAACTGAGGGACTTCATCTGAAATAGGATACGGAATGCCAGGAAAATCCTTTAGTGTTTTCCCATTATTAACTAACATTTTTTCAAGCTCAACCAAACAAAGcgtcttcaaagtctgatcatCCAAACGCAAAGctagataaaataaaacaatttatatAAAGTCAAAATAACAATTACTTTAACACCCACAAAGAAATGACATGtacaaaacataaatatatacatgtatataaacaaatacataaataaataaaaaatacctgGACTGCAAAGTAATTTCCTTCGCTTATAAAGAATTCCATCGGCTAACAACCTCCAAGTTTCCTAAAAAACTTTTCCTGGTGTGACAATTGAATTAGATAATAGCAACACCATAAACAACTTTCTAACAGACATACCACCTGACAATTCAGCACAATCAATTAATCCATCAATAAATTCTTTATCATCCTCTAATAATCCCAAGGCAGAACATGCTTCCTGAAAGCTCACTCGAACAACACCATCAACAGTTCTCAAATCGGCATAACTTGTGCATCCACATTGTAGATTTAACAATAAACGCAAATAATATACCTCCCCACACCCCAAAGGTATAAAATTCATTCTTCCAATGGTAAACCCTCTTTTGCGTGGTCGCCACTCTTTATCTTTAGGATGCCAAACAAATAACTGCGGATACTCAGCATATGTCAAATGCCTACCATGTTCATATATCATATTAGCAACCATCCACCCAGTAAACATTGTTTCAGAGATCTGACCTCTTTGAACGACCCTATCAATTGGTTCTTCATTACCATATAATACAACTTGTTTGTTGGGCATATGAAAAGGTAATCGCTGAACGGGAGGCCAATGATCATGAATACGAAATGAAAATGATCTCCAAGCAGCTTCACAAGCAGACAAATAacgacaatcataatattgttgGATCTCATCAACCTCCGGCACATTTTGTCCTTCATTACATTCATTTTTCATTGAAACTGTAACCCGATCAACTCCTTTGTTGATATACTTAAATAAGTATTTGATGCAATTCGATTTGTTACAATATTCAATGTTAATGTGGGCTTGGTACTTCATCAACAATTTTGCATTATAAGGAACAACATACCCATTATCTAATTGAACATCACGTCTTTCAACAAAAACACCAGTGTTCCTCCTTCGATATGTCGGATAACCATCAATGTCAAATGAGGTCTTATCCACATATTTCttaggaaaaaatttggaacaccgACCATTTACCATGCACAGAGAATTTTTCCTACTACTACCACATGGACCATGGACCATGAACATAGAAACAACTTCAAATAGTTTCGGGCTAGCAACTGGATCAGGTAACTCTGCACATataactgaatcaattttctcaGGTGTTGTTAGCTTTGAACCAGGCGCTAACCAAATAAGTATATGGGCATGTGGAAGTCCCCTCTTTTGAAACTCAATGGTATACATtcctataaataaattaatcacccatataatatttttcaatatctacatatatatatatatatatatattatattcaatTGAAATATTACTAACCAGCTGAGACTTTCCCAAAATATTGACCTTTCCTCAAATCACGCATTAACTGCTTCACTTTAATATGAAAAACCCGACACGAGATATCAGGGCGATCATAGGCATTCAAGCCTTTTTCAGAAACACACCTTTGAATTTCAAGCCACTTTGGGTTGCAAGTAACAGTTATAAAAAGATCTGGTTATCCAACATGTTTACAGATTGCCATTGCATCTTGACAATTGTTAAACATATATCTTCTTCCACCAGTAAATGATGAAGGTAGAACTATCCTTGTTCCAACTGATGCTGAATCGACATCACCTTTCTCCATAGCCTCCTCCAATCCAGATAAGAAGTCCCGACGTATTGTCTTTTGATTACCCTTGATATGATAATCTTTGAGCCTCAATCATCGAATaacaatccacaagaaattGTTGGAATAATCTTCTACTACGCAATATAACTGAATCCTCTCTcattctttcatgaattctaaaAGAAATAAATTCTCTCAAAGATACTCGTACTCTCTTTTTAAAAACACGACCATCTCCATCTTGGCGAAACAAAATATCTTCTTTATATCCATCTTCTCCATTAGGAAAAAGCAAAGGATATTGCAACGGTA from Lotus japonicus ecotype B-129 chromosome 2, LjGifu_v1.2 includes:
- the LOC130736228 gene encoding uncharacterized protein LOC130736228, whose amino-acid sequence is MAGVPRKYKRVMSSSSKSTDEVQTFSGCSSSDESEDSEDGERDDMPCSKNLDEFEEYFDIGDMKYECQYCGALHWKPPTLLWDLIMGNDVRSREFLANIRSYNSAFAFTSFGGKIESGLNDGGGPPQFVISRQNYHRIGSLLPNVGETPKFAQLYVYDTQNEIQNRSSHFRNSDGSCKLNKSLIEDLLAMVDECNVLVKSFRKVRDFISINPLLRISLRLFRARPKDPRVYNLPSVDEVAGLIVGDFDSTDCGRDIVVSSMDGTLRRIHETHTSFLPLQYPLLFPNGEDGYKEDILFRQDGDGRVFKKRVRWLEIQRCVSEKGLNAYDRPDISCRVFHIKVKQLMRDLRKGQYFGKVSAGMYTIEFQKRGLPHAHILIWLAPGSKLTTPEKIDSVICAELPDPVASPKLFEVVSMFMVHGPCGSSRKNSLCMVNGRCSKFFPKKYVDKTSFDIDGYPTYRRRNTGVFVERRDVQLDNGYVVPYNAKLLMKYQAHINIEYCNKSNCIKYLFKYINKGVDRVTVSMKNECNEGQNVPEVDEIQQYYDCRYLSACEAAWRSFSFRIHDHWPPVQRLPFHMPNKQVVLYGNEEPIDRVVQRGQISETMFTGWMVANMIYEHGRHLTYAEYPQLFVWHPKDKEWRPRKRGFTIGRMNFIPLGCGEVYYLRLLLNLQCGCTSYADLRTVDGVVRVSFQEACSALGLLEDDKEFIDGLIDCAELSGALRLDDQTLKTLCLVELEKMLVNNGKTLKDFPGIPYPISDEVPQFENVMLFNELRFDIDDMSAKHNDHLMKLNNGQRKVYDEVIDAVNKSDGGFYFVYGSGGTGKTFLWKTLSYRLRSERKIVLNVASSGIASLLLPGGRTAHSLFSIPLVLNEDSCCNIRLGSNKAELLKHTSLIIWDEAPMVNRWAFEAVDRTLRDIMEVGDVYGGGKPFGGKVVVLGGDFRQTLPIIPKASREEIVMATINSSRLWKFCKVLKLTENML